Genomic segment of Murdochiella vaginalis:
AATGGGCTTCAGCTTCGCATTGACTAAAATAGCGCAAAAATGTTCCCGCTGCTCCTCGGCATAATACGTCTGAAAATAATTCGCAATGGACTTCGGATTTGCGAGCGTGATGGAAAAAAACGCCTGCTCTTCGCTCAATCGTCGGCCCAACTGAACGCCGGCAAGAATGCGACACGCCTTCGTTCTTCCGATACCTTCAAAGCGCATCAGTTCCTCCGCCGTTGCCTGCAAAAGGCCCGCTTTTGGCTCATCCCGACGAAGAAGAGTGGATGCAAGCTCCAAGGCGCTTTTTCGCTTTGTGCCTGTACCGATCAAAATTGCCGCCAGTTCTTCATCGGAAAGCGCCTGTACACCGAGACGGATCAGCTTTTCCATGGGACGATCCTCTTCCGGCATATCCTTAATACCGAAAAAGATCTTTTCCTTTTTGTCTCTTTCTTCCTCATTTTCTATGATGACTTTCCCCACGCAAATGGTTGTTTGTGGAGAGCCTTCTCTATTGTTTGCCTTCCGTTGATTCTTGTTTTTCATGGATTCTCCCTTCGCTTTGTCCTTCGACAGCCCTTCGAAGAGAGGGAGCTAACGCATTCGCCGAAAGCCCCACAAAAAACCCCGTAAATAATCCGGCCAGTGTCAGCACGGGCAGATAAACAAAAATAGCACCGTTCTGTAACACGACACATGCAACACACAGTTGTCCGACATTGTGTGCCAAAGCGCCCAGTTCACTTACTCCGACCAAGCTGAATGGAGGAAGTGCAAAGCGTACGGCAATGCTCATCACGGCAGAGGAAAATAGCGCACCCGCAATGGAATACCAAAAACCGGTAACGGAGCCGGTAAGCAGCAAAAGCAAAACGGACTTTAAGAGAGCCACTGCCATTCCCTCTTTTGCGCCGTACACCACAATAGTCGTCAGAATAACCAGATTTGACAAGCCCAATTTTGCGCCGGGTACGCCGATGGGAAGCGGCATCGCCTGTTCCAAAAGCGAGATGACCAACGCCATCGCCGTTAACAGCGACAAAAAAACAATTTTTTTTGTCGAAATGCTTCTCTTGCGCATGACTTATTGGAGATAAGCATCCACGTCGGATGCCTGCTCCGCTCCTCCCATCAGTTCCACCAAAAAACGATTGGGTAAACACACAAGGATCTGACCGGGCCGAGAAATACGGCCTTGGTGCATACAAAGCTTATCGGGGCAATCCGCTTCGAAAACGGAAATACTGCCCTGCTCGATTTTTACCACGTTGCACCCGTAAGCACTTGTGTATCGCTTCGTTTGCCCCTCTGCTTCGGCGAGTGCATAGCGATCGATTTCCTTTCCGTCCACTTGTATGCTGACGTATACGTCCTGTTTCGTTTGTGCGTGGCCGAAAAAAAGAATTCCTAATGCTATAACGCTTGCTAAGGCTAAAAGCAGGATGAGCACACGGTCCGCGCGTGTTGTCCATCGTTTTTTCATACTGCCCCCTTACCGTGCCTTAGTTTACCATATGCCCTAAATACAGAACAGACGAAAATCGTTCCACGATGTTCCAGCTTTTCATAACAAAAGAGAGGCGAAATTGCCTCTCCCTTGAAAAAACTGATCTTGATTTGCCATGCCAATCCTTCGAAGTGGAAGAAAAAGACCGACCTTCGTTCTGTGTTAGTGAAGTTCTCCGGCACCATCACCCGCCGTGGAAAGGATGAGCTCAGGCGAAATCCCCATTTTCTCCTCGTAGGTCTTCTGCACGTAAGCGGAAAATGCATTGACTGCCGATTCCTCTACCAGGGCGATGGCACAACCACCGAAACCGGCACCCGTCATGCGCGCTCCGAAACAGCCTTCGGCGTTATTTGCCGCATCGACAATCGCATCCAAATGCGGACCGCTGGCTTCATAGTCATCGCGCATAGACGCATGGCCGGCTTTCAATAATTCGCCTACCAGGGAGAGATTCCCCTCTTCAAGCGCGGCCACCGTATCTTTTACACGTTGATTTTCGGTAATGACATGGTGCACACGACGTCGCAGTATATCGGAACGCAACCGGGCAAGACGAGGAAGATCGGCAACGGTAAATTCACAGAGATGCGTTTTTTCTTTTTTTCCTTCTGCGACCAATGAGGCATTTAACTGCGCCAACGCCTCTTCGCATTCCGCGCGCCGTTCGTTATACTTAGAATCCTTTAGCT
This window contains:
- the radC gene encoding DNA repair protein RadC, whose amino-acid sequence is MKNKNQRKANNREGSPQTTICVGKVIIENEEERDKKEKIFFGIKDMPEEDRPMEKLIRLGVQALSDEELAAILIGTGTKRKSALELASTLLRRDEPKAGLLQATAEELMRFEGIGRTKACRILAGVQLGRRLSEEQAFFSITLANPKSIANYFQTYYAEEQREHFCAILVNAKLKPIRTVLISIGSLTQARVHPREVFQPAVRIGCAGIVLSHNHPSGDPEPSPQDIAITTRLVECGKLLGIEVYDHVIVGKAHYVSLRERNLM
- a CDS encoding Gx transporter family protein produces the protein MRKRSISTKKIVFLSLLTAMALVISLLEQAMPLPIGVPGAKLGLSNLVILTTIVVYGAKEGMAVALLKSVLLLLLTGSVTGFWYSIAGALFSSAVMSIAVRFALPPFSLVGVSELGALAHNVGQLCVACVVLQNGAIFVYLPVLTLAGLFTGFFVGLSANALAPSLRRAVEGQSEGRIHEKQESTEGKQ
- a CDS encoding NusG domain II-containing protein; its protein translation is MKKRWTTRADRVLILLLALASVIALGILFFGHAQTKQDVYVSIQVDGKEIDRYALAEAEGQTKRYTSAYGCNVVKIEQGSISVFEADCPDKLCMHQGRISRPGQILVCLPNRFLVELMGGAEQASDVDAYLQ